The Aedes aegypti strain LVP_AGWG chromosome 3, AaegL5.0 Primary Assembly, whole genome shotgun sequence genome contains a region encoding:
- the LOC5566043 gene encoding uncharacterized protein LOC5566043 gives MSEQSKTVFNEENLIDQVYLHRCLYDNNAEGYKDQVRRNQAWDEIGRHMNVKREQAKDTWEKLRRCFMNAIKRRKTKQLHPWRFEERMSFLYNHIDPSKMYCKLDSGEQPYYSETDDSQLVDDIEATDSRVYDDSLTREASEMTTSIKREENSDGCYGSEQDQNQSVMRFLKPTAISNGSMSDNDSFQDKRPISAVDPQSEPSDAEECNPFKRDLDDEPDNLTRRTKKHKKSREVPVESAPILSSIGNEKDDIDLFFQSMATTTKTLTPIDQAKIKLQISQIVLGAQIVQLQRSTK, from the exons ATGTCCGAACAATCGAAGACTGTATTTAACGAGGAGAACCTCATCGATCAGGTGTACCTGCATCGTTGTCTGTACGATAACAATGCCGAAGGATACAAGGACCAAGTCAGACGCAATCAAGCGTGGGACGAAATCGGCCGACATATGAACGTGAAAA GAGAACAAGCCAAAGATACGTGGGAAAAGTTGCGACGATGTTTCATGAATGCcatcaagcgaagaaaaaccAAACAGCTGCACCCGTGGCGGTTCGAAGAGCGAATGTCCTTTCTGTACAATCACATTGACCCGTCGAAAATGTATTGCAAACTTGATTCTGGCGAGCAACCGTACTATTCGGAAACAGACGACAGTCAACTGGTGGACGATATTGAAGCCACCGATTCCAGAGTGTATGATGACAGTTTGACTAGAGAAGCTTCGGAAATGACCACATCCATCAAACGAGAGGAAAATTCCGATGGATGCTATGGCTCGGAGCAGGATCAGAATCAATCCGTTATGAGATTTCTCAAGCCAACGGCAATTTCAAATGGTTCAATGAGTGATAATGATTCCTTTCAAGACAAGCGACCGATATCTGCGGTCGACCCACAATCTGAACCGTCAGATGCCGAGGAATGTAACCCTTTCAAACGCGACTTGGATGATGAACCGGACAATCTCACACGGAGaacaaaaaaacataaaaaatcacgCGAGGTACCCGTTGAAAGTGCGCCTATTTTATCATCGATTGGCAATGAAAAAGACGACATCGACTTATTCTTTCAAAGTATGGCCACAACGACGAAAACTTTGACACCGATTGATCAAGCCAAAATCAAACTACAAATTAGCCAGATTGTGCTGGGAGCGCAGATTGTACAGTTACAAAGGTCTACGAAGTAG
- the LOC110678263 gene encoding putative protein TPRXL: protein MSSTASSSPIPSSVLSSKNNFNFIASFSPVKDVYSKSVSTSSNYSSSSSLVSTASSARPQSQQSHQQPGQPQQQQQQGDSNSGVPVQRSASFNAACTVPLSISKTTQVKNSASFSNCSLLSKVAKKSGLSGSLTATSLLKFSASSSANSLQQLKQQQQANGITISSNITEALAMAGQNPNPCLSTSSSGQQLRNSPSASSSTSLASSTTSTVTAAAAAAAATTGATSSPSSSAAAALSLSQFNKNNIVDYYV from the coding sequence ATGTCGTCGACCGCTTCGTCCTCGCCGATACCGAGCAGCGTGCTGTCGAGCAAGAATAACTTCAACTTTATTGCATCCTTCTCGCCGGTGAAGGATGTTTATAGTAAATCGGTTTCGACCAGTTCCAATTATTCTTCCTCGTCGTCGTTGGTGTCCACGGCAAGTTCGGCCCGACCCCAGTCCCAGCAATCACACCAACAGCCAGGACAGccacagcagcagcaacagcagggGGACTCGAATTCAGGAGTTCCAGTTCAACGGTCAGCTTCCTTCAACGCGGCTTGTACAGTTCCGTTGAGTATAAGTAAAACTACGCAAGTCAAGAACTCCGCTTCGTTTAGCAATTGCTCACTGCTGTCGAAGGTAGCGAAGAAGTCCGGCTTGAGTGGATCGTTGACGGCCACTTCGTTGTTGAAGTTCTCCGCATCGAGTTCTGCCAACAGTTTACAGCAGTTGAAGCAACAACAGCAAGCCAATGGGATCACGATATCGAGTAACATTACCGAAGCTCTTGCTATGGCTGGTCAGAACCCCAATCCCTGCCTGTCGACGTCGTCATCCGGACAACAGCTTAGGAACTCTCCTTCGGCTTCGTCGTCCACATCGTTGGCCTCATCAACGACTTCCACCGTGACTGCAGCTGCAGCAGCCGCCGCCGCTACTACTGGAGCTACATCCTCCCCGAGTTCCTCTGCTGCTGCTGCGCTATCCCTGTCTCAGTTCAATAAGAATAATATTGTTGATTATTATGTCTAA